The proteins below come from a single Pieris brassicae chromosome 1, ilPieBrab1.1, whole genome shotgun sequence genomic window:
- the LOC123712435 gene encoding serine protease nudel isoform X2 has protein sequence MLQVISSQLNYDVDISVVIVEFRVHLNKLTLTMTFSGNTVNVDVDKTFPGLPMELAEPKRNANTNGQIFLLILHKVLLFVFIFGCVVGVYVFVLGGDENLCKTEIIVVTQPVNKSILIKNFGQNTKVRRKRQILGIDKKHYETAHNKKVERAEQIVSDFDALCNKKPHRSACKEFVKTFKVLTDTKNSKTKEEQRKGEIFKRDAIADTQLSEPALELNANGLQSEALIQSNNNCLLTRLLRQSGPYYYGYDNYKAEYQPDLLTYPRQIPMSFLPPYGRTHEDIQKPHPQDIEIALNIMSKQVPSEIFPDYPQGQLGNKRKIKAHPQDIETAMNIKSNCRPAFSKDSSMQRNCPSGTTACDNGDCIKETLWCDGNVDCEDVSDETRCSCRERVDKTRLCDGYFDCPFGEDEMGCFGCSENTFSCEVSDGTQSTCYTKEQRCNNINDCPNHQDETDCTMLAPSLHNKPLFGISNTEGYLHRNFKGKWYAVCKNPYMWAHDACRRETGLIIRPPYIQEHQIDPLLKVNYINTAPGGLIHNSTSCYNSTAIYVTCPDLLCGTRILTSSQLIRENAENQLFGRNKRFLLHPYRLFFYDPLARAKRDVTPEGYRESRKKRTESRVVGGKPSQPAAWPWVVALYRDGLFHCGGVIINQNWIMSAAHCVNKYWQHYYEVQVGMLRRFSFSPQEQNYRVTHVIVNQNYDQHDMKNDLSLLKVKPAIQFSRWVRPICLPGPEVAGADWVWGPPIGTLCTAVGWGSTIEHGPDPDHLREVELPIWEHCNHREDQDGNEICAGLVEGGRDTCQGDSGGPLLCQNPANEHQWYVAGIVSHGDGCARKGEPGVYTRVSLFLPWIKYHITSRNLPNIKPKQECPGFRCNSGIAKCLPKSRMFDKIIDCLDGEDEFNCEEKQNILEEILSIPFSKNANDSANGIKDLIKKGPVKMNVSEPDQHLASTNQAIVATIVTSENTIVKNTSKLFLTNSTNINHNTNNILLNDTKPDSVKNYNDRYLTDNTTPKSNDESSEYITDDPIDFPTTTIETIYMNNLVTHPLNLHGESMLSTSADNGNIFLETETTVRTLSNKNMGILSTTENVPPLQGEETKLNSSATSKKPIIENKQTTTLATSVTEAIAKLETNIKPIKENVSAIIETVSTETSSNLDYLNNIVPEIENIVYTVEATKYKAKHKPPLHFRCHKIPQIISFKNRCDHKADCEDGTDELDCTCIDYLATFENQLICDGNYNCADGQDELDCFGCDRDQFLCGRSQMCLSTKYVCDGKPQCPLGEDELDCFALTNGKDIRFEIDGRPKVRFDGFVTKKQNKDWHVICEENMSTHEQEEAAVHICRYLGFSNANSYKIKYINVQESNLHELPDTKRSKRNKSDKEPVMVAYNHFDKAKQKSRNVIISEPEFLKEKCLPNITKTCMTLYISCDQSLYTNFDVPQLFERTAVDNVVQQWPWVAKLYTNGVYQCTGVLIDVSWVLFRNECISTLNLQNPRYNTVVLGSHKTLFSTKSLYEQVRKVDGVKDLYNSKAVLLHLQEQAEYSTMVKPMIPSTVYMGNNERALCIAVGEDVFNNTVSLLVKETREGCRGDQICFVRQSTIDTCTNGYPVERPWAGIISCHTKQGWYPAATFIEPGGECNIDNRLTGTEIENLKYQIKYIEDRPTMPIKEREEECDGSRCERGRCVSMSQVCDGVRHCEDGIDENPDSCKRKHIVCSKDPLHRGCECPVGQLKCRNGQCISKELFKDGHPDCSDGTDEPGQTTCSDYLSRVMPSRLCDGVLHCHDRTDEDPLFCKCFAKNAFRCGKDPSSEDYCIAMDMVCDGIPDCPNGEDERTCIGLSAPQGTLPGIGEVILRSHGVWYSKCYPTEAHTKSELEDICREVGFIGGHAKQLATPEKSYPHNNLVVDQFSDIPLNNNTNIRLRNSHSPIARGTLESLPNCFPLFIECL, from the exons ATGCTGCAGGTCATTTCatcacaattaaattatgacGTAGATATTAGTGTTGTGATTGTGGAATTTCGGGTTCATCTGAACAA ATTAACTTTGACAATGACGTTTTCCGGTAACACCGTGAACGTTGATGTAGATAAAACTTTTCCTGGACTTCCTATGGAGTTGGCCGAACCAAAGAGAAAtg CAAATACGAATGGACAAATATTCCTTTTAATATTGCATAAAGTCTTACTgttcgtatttatttttggatGTGTTGTAGGAGTATATGTCTTTGTATTAGGAGGAGATG AAAATCTTTGCAAAACAGAAATCATTGTGGTAACTCAACCCGTCAACAAAtctattttaatcaaaaattttgGTCAAAATACGAAAGTAAGACGCAAACGACAAATATTAGGAATAGACAAAAAGCATTATGAGACAgctcataataaaaaagtggAAAGAGCAGAGCAAATTGTTTCTGATTTTGATgctttatgtaataaaaagccTCATAGAAGTGCCTGCAAAGAATttgttaaaacttttaaagtacTGACGGATactaaaaatagtaaaacaaaagaagaacAAAGAAAAGGTGAAATATTCAAACGAGATGCTATAGCTGATACTCAATTATCAGAACCAGCACTAGAGCTAAATGCGAATGGACTTCAATCAGAAGCATTAATACAATCGAATAATAATTGTCTTCTAACACGTCTATTGAGGCAAAGTGGACCATATTATTACG GGTATGACAATTACAAAGCGGAATATCAGCCAGATTTACTCACTTATCCCAG ACAAATCCCAATGAGTTTTTTGCCTCCGTATGGAAGAACACACGAAGACATTCAAAAGCCGCACCCTCAAGATATAGAAATCGCTCTGAACATAATGTCaaa GCAAGTGCCTTCGGAGATTTTTCCAGATTATCCTCAAGGGCAGCTTGGGAACAAGCGTAAGATTAAAGCTCACCCTCAAGATATTGAAACTGCGATGAATATCAAGTCAAA TTGTAGACCTGCCTTCTCCAAAGATAGCTCCATGCAACGTAATTGCCCATCTGGTACTACTGCCTGTGATAACGGAGACTGCATCAAAGAAACATTGTGGTGTGATGGAAATGTTGACTGTGAAGATGTGAGTGACGAGACACGGTGTAGCTGCAGGGAGCGGGTAGATAAAACGAGGCTTTGTGATGGATACTTTGATTGCCCATTTGGGGAAGATGAAATGGGTTGTTTTG gttGTAGTGAAAACACTTTTAGCTGTGAAGTTTCGGATGGAACTCAAAGCACGTGTTATACAAAAGAGCAAcgatgtaataatataaacgattGCCCGAACCACCAAGATGAAACCGACTGCACCATGTTAGCACCAAGTCTTCATAACAAACCT CTCTTCGGCATTTCAAATACTGAAGGATACCTGCACCGAAATTTTAAGGGGAAGTGGTATGCTGTGTGCAAAAACCCATACATGTGGGCACATGATGCCTGTCGTCGCGAAACAGGTCTTATTATAAg ACCTCCATATATTCAAGAACACCAAATTGATCCACTGCTAAAAGtgaattacataaatacagCGCCAGGCGGTCTTATACATAATAGTACGAGTTGTTATAATTCGACTGCTATATACGTCACGTGTCCAGACTTACTGTGCGGTACAAGGATATTAACATCTTCACAACTTATAAGAGAA aatgCTGAAAATCAATTGTTTGGTCGCAACAAAAGATTTCTTTTACACCCATACCGTTTATTCTTTTATGACCCGTTAGCAAGAGCTAAAAGGGATGTGACACCTGAAGGCTATCGTGAGAGTAGAAAGAAGAGAACAGAGAGCAGAGTTGTGGGAGGAAAACCAAGTCAACCAGCTGCTTGGCCTTGGGTAGTAGCTTTGTACAGAGACGGGCTATTTCACTGTGGTGGAGTTATCATCAATCAAAATTGGATTATGTCGGCTGCTCACTGTGTTAACAA ATATTGGCAACATTATTATGAAGTACAAGTGGGAATGCTACGTCGCTTTTCATTTTCTCCACAAGAACAGAATTATCGTGTGACCCACGTCATCGTAAATCAAAACTATGACCAACACGATATGAAAAACGATTTAAGTCTTCTAAAAGTCAAGCCCGCAATTCAATTTAGCCGCTGGGTCAGACCTATATGTTTGCCAGGACCTGAAGTAGCTGGTGCGGATTGGGTATGGGGTCCTCCAATAGGCACCCTGTGTACTGCTGTTGGATGGGGTTCTACAATTGAACACGGGCCAGATC CTGACCACTTACGAGAAGTGGAACTACCTATTTGGGAACATTGTAATCATCGTGAAGATCAAGACGGTAATGAAATATGTGCTGGTCTTGTTGAAGGGGGTCGAGATACCTGCCAA GGTGATAGTGGAGGTCCATTGTTATGTCAAAATCCTGCAAACGAACACCAGTGGTATGTAGCCGGTATTGTGAGTCACGGGGATGGTTGTGCACGCAAGGGCGAACCTGGAGTATATACTAGGGTTAGCCTTTTCCTCCCTTGGATTAAATATCACATAA CCTCAAGAAATTTGCCTAACATTAAACCTAAACAAGAGTGTCCTGGATTTAGATGCAACTCGGGCATAGCCAAATGCCTTCCAAAAAGTAGGATGTTCGATAAAATTATTGACTGCCTAGACGGTGAAGATGAATTCAATTgcgaagaaaaacaaaatatattagaagaaatattatctattccATTTAGTAAAAATGCTAACGATTCAGCAAATGGAATAAaagacttaattaaaaaaggtcCAGTCAAAATGAATGTATCAGAGCCGGATCAACATTTGGCTTCTACAAATCAAGCCATTGTAGCTACTATCGTAACTTCAGAAAATACAATTGTCAAAAACACttcaaagttatttttaactaattcaactaatataaatcataatactaataatattttattaaacgatACCAAACCAGATAGTGTTAAAAACTACAATGATAGATACTTAACTGATAATACGACTCCTAAAAGCAACGATGAATCTAGTGAATACATCACAGATGATCCTATTGATTTTCCAACTACAACTAtagaaacaatatatatgaataactTAGTAACACACCCATTGAACTTACATGGAGAATCGATGTTATCAACGAGTGCAGATAATGgtaacatatttttagaaaCGGAAACAACAGTACGTACTTTATCTAACAAGAACATGGGTATATTAAGTACAACAGAAAATGTTCCACCATTACAAGGAGAAGAAACTAAACTTAATAGTTCAGCCACTTCAAAAAAAcctattatagaaaataaacaaacaacgACGCTTGCAACAAGTGTAACAGAAGCAATTGCAAAGTTGGAAACAAACATTAAGCCAATAAAGGAAAATGTTAGTGCAATAATAGAGACTGTTTCAACTGAAACGTCGTCAAACttagattatttaaacaatattgttcCCGAAATCGAAAATATAGTATACACCGTTGAGGCAACAAAATACAAAGCGAAACACAAACCTCCTTTACATTTTCGATGTCAcaa AATTCCCCAAataatttcctttaaaaaCCGATGTGATCACAAAGCGGATTGTGAAGATGGAACGGATGAGTTAGACTGTACTTGTATTGATTACTTAGCGACCTTcgaaaatcaattaatatgtGATGGGAACTATAATTGCGCGGATGGTCAAGATGAACTCGATTGTT TTGGCTGTGACAGGGACCAGTTTCTTTGTGGACGTAGTCAAATGTGCTTATCCACAAAATACGTGTGCGATGGCAAGCCACAGTGTCCATTAGGGGAAGATGAGTTAGATTGTT tcGCACTGACGAATGGAAAAGATATTCGTTTTGAAATTGATGGAAGACCAAAAGTTCGTTTCGACGGTTTCGTAACTAAAAAGCAAAATAAGGATTGGCACGTGATTTGCGAAGAAAATATGTCGACACACGAACAAGAGGAAGCAGCGGTGCATATATGCCGATATTTAGGTTTCAG cAACGCAaactcatataaaataaaatacattaacgtGCAAGAGAGCAACTTGCATGAATTACCCGATACAAAAAGAAGCAAACGAAATAAATCAGACAAAGAGCCAGTAATGGTGGCTTACAATCACTTTGATAAGGCCAAACAAAAATCTAGAAATGTCATTATATCAGAGcctgaatttttaaaagaaaaatgtttaccGAACATAACAAAAACTTGTATGACATTATATATCTCATGTGATCAGTCTTTATACACTAATTTCGATGTTCCCCAGCTCTTTGAACGTACAGCAGTTGATAATGTTGTTCAGCAATGGCCGTGGGTCGCTAAACTTTACACTAATGGAGTTTATCAGTGTACTGGAGTGCTTATTGATGTGTCCTGGGTTTTGTTTAGAAATGAATGTATAAGTACTTTGaattt GCAAAATCCTCGTTACAATACGGTTGTTTTAGGATCACATAAAACGCTTTTTTCAACCAAAAGCCTTTACGAGCAAGTACGTAAAGTTGATGGCGTGAAAGATTTGTATAACAGTAAAGCGGTTCTCTTACATTTACAAGAGCAGGCGGAATATTCCACAATGGTGAAACCGATGATTCCCTCTACAGT atatATGGGCAATAATGAAAGGGCATTGTGCATAGCAGTTGGTGAGGACGTATTTAATAACACAGTCAGCTTATTGGTTAAGGAAACTAGGGAAGGTTGCAGAGGCGATCAAATTTGTTTTGTGAGGCAGTCCACTATAGATACGTGTACA AACGGTTATCCTGTGGAGCGGCCTTGGGCGGGAATAATTAGTTGCCATACAAAACAAGGCTGGTACCCTGCGGCAACATTCATTGAACCTGGGGGCGAATGTAATATAGACAACCGATTAACAGGCActgaaattgaaaatttaaaatatcaaataaaatatatagaag ATAGGCCGACCATGCCGATAAAAGAACGAGAGGAAGAATGCGATGGATCGCGATGCGAAAGAGGACGTTGTGTGTCAATGAGTCAGGTCTGTGATGGTGTTAGGCACTGTGAAGATGGAATTGATGAGAACCCAGATTCATGTAAAAGAAAGCACATTGTCTGCTCTAAGGATCCTCTACATAGAGGTTGTG aatGCCCGGTAGGTCAACTTAAATGCCGAAATGGACAATGCATCTCCAAAGAGCTATTCAAAGATGGACACCCTGACTGTTCTGATGGGACAGACGAACCTGGCCAAACAACTTGCTCGGACTACCTTAGTAGAGTGATGCCCTCCAGACTATGTGACGGAGTCCTACACTGCCATGACAGAACCGATGAAGATCCTTTGTTCTGCAAGTGTTTCGCTAAGAATGCTTTCAG GTGTGGCAAAGATCCTTCCAGTGAAGACTACTGCATAGCGATGGATATGGTATGTGACGGAATACCAGACTGTCCAAATGGAGAAGATGAACGAACGTGTATTGGTCTCAGCGCACCTCAAGGAACATT gCCTGGTATAGGCGAAGTAATACTTCGTTCCCATGGTGTGTGGTACTCTAAATGCTATCCGACAGAAGCGCACACGAAATCGGAATTAGAAGACATTTGTCGTGAAGTAGGGTTCATTGGAGGTCACGCCAAGCAGCTCGCGACGCCAGAGAAATCCTATCCACACAACAATCTCGTTGTGGATCAGTTTTCCGATATtccacttaataataatacaaatatacgaCTAAGAAATTCTCATTCGCCCATTGCACGTGGCACGCTTGAGTCTTTACCTAATTGTTTCCCACTTTTTATAGAGTGCTTataa